The sequence GCGGCGTTGTCCGTGCCTAAAATAATGTGGTTAAGGTTGCGCGCAAAGCCGGTTGCCGCCACCATCGCGACGTGTGCCGCGGCAAAGCCCACAAAGGCACACATAATCAGGAAGTGAAGGGAACGACCAACCTGGCGATTGCCAGGAAGCTTGGGGTACCAGGAAAAGCGCGCGGTCAGGGCCGGTGACATGGAAGGCCCGGTCAGCATTGCGCCCGGCGCCAAAATAAAGACCACCGCAAAATAGGACAACTGCTGTAGTGCATTGTAGCGGTAAAAGCCATCGGGTTCGGCAGGCATGTGGAAGGTGGCATAATGGACGAACACCGCCCACGCTTGCGGAACAATCTCCCACGAGCTGGGAACCAGTCGCCGCCATTGCGGGGTTAGGCACAGCAAAATCACGAAGACCAAGCCGTTGCCGACCCAAAACAGCACGCTCATGAAGTGCCAATGGCGCGCCATCCCGATCGTATGTCGGTAGCCGGGCAGACCGATCCAAGGCGTCAGGTAGCGCGCGTCATCCTTGGCCGTCCAAACCCGCTCCTTGGGCACCTGGATCGGTGTCAGGCGCAGCCATTCCGAACCCGGCGTGCAGTGCACGTTCCAGTAGAGCCGCGGGTGGTCGGCGAGCATCTGCAAACCGCTGCGCACTAGAAGGATCAAAAAGAAGAAGTTCACCCAGTGAGTGATGCGCAACCAAGCCGGAAAGCCATGCGGCTGCGCGGTCAGGACCCAGGGCGGCAAGGAGACAGGGGCCAGCTCCGGCAGGCCAATAACCGCCCATTGCACATAAGCAGCCACTATTGCCAACACAAAGGGCAGCGCCAGAATCGCCAAGGTTCTTCGCTCAATCTTCATGGGCTCTTGGCCAAGCACGCCGCGTGCAAGTCAGTTCCGCATCAGTTTACCGCAACCAGTCCGAGCAGGCTTTGCGAGGGCAGATCGAGACAGGCCAGGCGATCGGCGACCGAGCAAGCCACCAGGGCCCGGCCCGTATCGCGCACGAAAGCGGTGTGCGAAGAGCCTGCCCCTACTTCGACCCGGGCCATGAGCTGACGCTGCTGAACATCGAAGACCCTGACATGCTCCGAAGAAAACCCCGTCAGGACGGCGAAACGGCTATCGGGCGAAAGATCGAGCCCATGCGCGTAGGGCTCGGTCTCCAGCAAGGCCAGCCGCTTGAGCCCCTCGGGCTCGAAAACCGCGACGGTATCCTCAAGGAAATTCGCAACCCACAGCGAAGACCCGTCGGGCGCGATATCGATCGCATGCGCCCACCCACCACTGGAAGCGCTAGCCATAACTTCGCCGTCGGCGCTCAGGCAGGTGACGGTGCCATCCCAACTGTTGGCCACGTAAAAGCGGCTGGCATCGGGATGGGCTACCAGATGGCAGGGACCCTGGCCAACCGCTACCCGGCCGGCTATCACCCCGTCACTCAGGCGCACCTTGACCAGCTCACCCGAGCCCGCGCATGGCACAAAGACATGCTCTTCGTCGGAGGCTATCAGCGGATCGTGCGGGCAGGGACCCACTTCGACCGTCTGCGCGACGAAGCGGCCGCCGATTCTGCGGGCCAGCGTCAGGACGCCGGTGCCGAACCGCGGCGCCGCGCCGATCGAGCCGCGGACGGCGCCGCCTGTGACGCACACTATTCCCTCGGCGCTAACCAGTGGCAATTGGGGTGCGCCGGGCGCTTCCCATCGCTGCTCCAGGCTGAGGTCGGCGGCACGCAACGCAATGATCTCGTTGGCTTCGGGATCGGCCACGAACAGCCTCTTCGCCTCGCGATCAAGCGCCAGATGCGAGCCGGCGCGCGCAATCGCAGCTTGGGCGGCCACTTCCCCATTATGGCCGTCAATGCGCACCACCAAGGGCCCGCGCTTGCAGCTCCACACAAAGCCCTCTTCGCTCTCGACCACATGATGAAAGCCGCGTGCCGCACCCAAAGCCGGCGCCAACTCGCGTCTGACCAAAAACCGCACGCCATCCTGGTCATGGCTTGCGCTGTAACGAATCCCTGCCTCCATCAGCCAGACTTTCAGATCGGCGGGCTCGCTGTCGGCATAGACTTCCAGTCGCTCGCCGGGCGCCATCATGTTGTATTGGCGAACCAGGGCTTGGCCAACTTCCGCAAAGCCGCGACCGCGGCAATCAAGCGTTTGCATCAAAGCTCCCTTCCCTCGCTAAATTGCGCTGGCCCCCATAGTCTCACCACCCACCTTCGAGCCCCACAACCGGACTCATTTCAGCCTGGCCGTAAGCAGCTCCTTCAGCACTACCGCCTGGTTATGCTCCTCGTCCTTCGCGCTATAGACCAGGGTCAGCCTTCCGCGGCGCGAGATCCGGCCCAACTCCTCCAGTAGCGGCTGAACTTCGGCGCGTTCCAGCTCGGCGCGATAGCGCTGGCGGAACTCCTGCCAGCGGGCGGGATCATGACCGAAGAAGCGGCGCAGCTCGTTGCTCGGTCCCAGCTCTCGCATCCATTGGTCGAGCTGGGCCGCTTCTTTTTTGATGCCGCGCGGCCATAGCCGATCAACCAGAATGCGCACGCCGTCGGCACGATCGGCCGGCTCGTAGGCGCGCTTAATCGAAACCATCGCGAGGCCTCCTGGCGTTGCCCTCGATCCCCTCTGATGCTACCGCTTGGCCGCCTCCTACCGCTTATGCCTTCTACAAATAGATCGAACCGTGGTGCTTGGCCAACACGACCTGGAACAGTCGTGGAAGGAGCACCTTGATCAGACTGGTCTATGCTGACCATCAGGCCACCACCCATTGGCCTTGTTCCACCCAATCCCTCGGCTACAACCTCTGAGTTGACGGCTGCGCGCTTGGCAGCGCCCGCTCGTGATGCGTGGACGAAGCGAACTCGCTAAAGTTAACGGTCATGGCAAGCCCACAACGCCTCAAGATCGGGCTGATTCAGATGGCCTGCATGGAGGAACGACGCGCCAACCTGGAGGCCGCTGCTCATCGTATCGAGCAGGCCGCCGGCGCGGGCGCGCAGGTGATTTGTCTGCCCGAGCTGTTTGCCTCGCGCTATTTCTGCCAAACCGAGGACCCGCGGCATTTCGAGTTGGCAGAGCCCATCCCGGGCCCGATCACCCGGGAGTTGGGCGCAATCGCCGCCGCCCATCGGGTGACCGTGGTGGCCTCGATTTTCGAACGGCGGGCGGCAGGTGTGTATCACAATACCGCGGTGATCCTGGATGCGAGCGGCGAGGTGGTGGCGCGCTATCGCAAGATGCACATCCCCGATGACCCACATTATTACGAAAAATTCTATTTCACCCCCGGCGATCTCGGCTTCGGCGCCTACACCGGCGCCCAAGCCAAGCTAGGCGTGCTGGTCTGTTGGGATCAATGGTTTCCCGAGGCCGCCCGCCTGACTGCGCTGAGCGGGGCTGAGATCATTTTTTATCCCACTGCGATTGGCTGGGAACTGAGCGAAGTACCCAAGGTGCGTGAGCAGCAATTGGCGGCGTGGGAAACTGTCCAGCGCGGCCATGCGATCGCCAACGGGGTCTTCGTGGCAGCGGTCAATCGGGTGGGAATCGAAGAGGGGCTAGAGTTCTGGGGCAATTCGTTCTTGTGCGATCCCTTCGGCGAAGTGCTGGCGCGAGCCCGCGTCACCGCGGAGGAGACCCTGGTGATGGATATCGACCTGCGGCGAATCGAAGAGGTGCGGCGCAACTGGCCCTTCCTGCGCGACCGCCGAATCGACGCTTACGGCGACCTGACCCGCCGCCTGCGCAGCGAATAGATGGCCGCCCCTACCCTGGCGCAGGTCGTCGCCGCCGGCTATCGGATGCCGGCCGAATGGGAACCGCATCGCGCCACCTACCTGGTCTGGCCTCATAACCGCGACACCTGGCCCGACAAGTTCGAACCCGTGCCGGCGGCCTTCGCCGCCATCGTCGCCGGCCTGTCGCGGTTCGAGCCGGTGCGCTTGCTGGTCAAGGATCCGCCCACTCACGAGCAGGCGCGCGCATTGATCGAAGCAGCGGGAGCGCGCGCCGATCGCGTGCAGTACGTCACGCTGGCGACCAACGATTCGTGGATTCGTGATTTCGGTCCAATCTTCGTGCGTTCAAACCTCGAGCCGCAGCAGCCTGTTGCCTTAGATTGGCGCTTTAATTCATGGGGCGACAAATACGGCACGGTCGCACTCGATGACGCGGTCCCTCGGCGTCTCAGCGAAATTTACAACTTCCAGGTGGTCGATGCCCCGCTGGTGCTCGAGGGCGGCGCCCTCGACGTCAACGGCGCCGGTTCGCTGCTCACCACCGAATCCTGCCTGCTCAATCCCAATCGCAATCCCACGCTGGACCGCGCCGCGATCGAAAGCCATCTGGCGGCTTATCTGGGCACTCCCAATATCTTATGGCTGGGCGAAGGGATCGCCGGCGACGACACCGACGGCCACGTGGACGATCTGGCGCGTTTCGTCGCCCCCGACACGATTGTCGTCGTCAGCGAAGAGGACCCCGCCGATCCCAATTACGCGCCCCTGCGCGACAACCTCAAGCGGCTGCGGACGATGCGCGACCAGAGCGGGCGGCCGTTTCGGATCGAGACCTTGCCGATGCCGCCGCCGCTGTTCTTTCAGGGCCAGCGCTTGCCGGCTTCCTACGCCAATTTCTATATCGCCAACGGCGCAGTCCTGATGCCCACCTTTGATTGTCCAACCGATCGGAAAGCCGCCGAAATTCTGGCCCGCTTATTTCGCTCGCGCCAAGTGTTGGGCTTTCCCTGCCTCGATCTGGTCTGGGGCTTGGGTACTATCCATTGCCTCTCGCAGCAGCATCCCGCCTGAGCCGCTTCGGAACGCATGTCGAAAGGTCAGCTTGACAGCCCAGGGCGTGTGAACTATCGAAGACTCGCGCGCGTTCCGAACTTCTGGCGGGTGCAAAACAATGTCCAAGTTAGCGGTGATCGTGGGTGCGGTAACCAAGCCCGGCCGGCTCAATCGAGCGATGGAGCGGATGTGCCAGCTGGCCGTTGAAATCGAGCCCAAACTCCAAACCGACCTGATCAACCTGGCCGAATGCCGCATCGCGTTTGCCGACGGCCGCCCGCCCCAGGAGTACGGCGACGATACCGCGGCGGTGGTGACCCGCGTGGGCGAGGCTGACGCGGTGGTGATTGCGACTCCGGTCTATCGTGCCTCCTACACCGGCGCGCTCAAGAATCTGCTCGATCAGTTGCCGATCGAGACCCTGATGGGCAAGCCG comes from Candidatus Binataceae bacterium and encodes:
- a CDS encoding carbon-nitrogen hydrolase, which codes for MASPQRLKIGLIQMACMEERRANLEAAAHRIEQAAGAGAQVICLPELFASRYFCQTEDPRHFELAEPIPGPITRELGAIAAAHRVTVVASIFERRAAGVYHNTAVILDASGEVVARYRKMHIPDDPHYYEKFYFTPGDLGFGAYTGAQAKLGVLVCWDQWFPEAARLTALSGAEIIFYPTAIGWELSEVPKVREQQLAAWETVQRGHAIANGVFVAAVNRVGIEEGLEFWGNSFLCDPFGEVLARARVTAEETLVMDIDLRRIEEVRRNWPFLRDRRIDAYGDLTRRLRSE
- a CDS encoding NADPH-dependent FMN reductase yields the protein MSKLAVIVGAVTKPGRLNRAMERMCQLAVEIEPKLQTDLINLAECRIAFADGRPPQEYGDDTAAVVTRVGEADAVVIATPVYRASYTGALKNLLDQLPIETLMGKPCGIVAMGATNHHYLGAEWHLRDVLSWFGALTAPTAVYLAAADFTSGEPSPAAQADLKALAGALLKLRALRSEARDFLGPLPLAARQK
- a CDS encoding molybdopterin-dependent oxidoreductase — protein: MKIERRTLAILALPFVLAIVAAYVQWAVIGLPELAPVSLPPWVLTAQPHGFPAWLRITHWVNFFFLILLVRSGLQMLADHPRLYWNVHCTPGSEWLRLTPIQVPKERVWTAKDDARYLTPWIGLPGYRHTIGMARHWHFMSVLFWVGNGLVFVILLCLTPQWRRLVPSSWEIVPQAWAVFVHYATFHMPAEPDGFYRYNALQQLSYFAVVFILAPGAMLTGPSMSPALTARFSWYPKLPGNRQVGRSLHFLIMCAFVGFAAAHVAMVAATGFARNLNHIILGTDNAAPTGVLIFVVLIAAIAALNGLANYLAWRQPRAVQHIAGAIVRPLMWFVLDRAAPRAEFSHDQVSPFFWANGKLPTCEEWRELSASQFKDYRLKVFGMVEKPGEFSLHQLITLGRQSQITLHHCIQGWSGIAQWSGVPLSRLLQEVRPLAGARAVVFYSFGEGAEGGEFYDSLFLSDARHPQTLLAYEMNSRPLGELHGAPLRLRVENQLGFKMVKWIRAIEVVSDIKQIHKGEGGYNEDNEYFGELANI
- a CDS encoding agmatine deiminase family protein, which translates into the protein MAAPTLAQVVAAGYRMPAEWEPHRATYLVWPHNRDTWPDKFEPVPAAFAAIVAGLSRFEPVRLLVKDPPTHEQARALIEAAGARADRVQYVTLATNDSWIRDFGPIFVRSNLEPQQPVALDWRFNSWGDKYGTVALDDAVPRRLSEIYNFQVVDAPLVLEGGALDVNGAGSLLTTESCLLNPNRNPTLDRAAIESHLAAYLGTPNILWLGEGIAGDDTDGHVDDLARFVAPDTIVVVSEEDPADPNYAPLRDNLKRLRTMRDQSGRPFRIETLPMPPPLFFQGQRLPASYANFYIANGAVLMPTFDCPTDRKAAEILARLFRSRQVLGFPCLDLVWGLGTIHCLSQQHPA
- a CDS encoding DUF488 domain-containing protein, coding for MVSIKRAYEPADRADGVRILVDRLWPRGIKKEAAQLDQWMRELGPSNELRRFFGHDPARWQEFRQRYRAELERAEVQPLLEELGRISRRGRLTLVYSAKDEEHNQAVVLKELLTARLK
- a CDS encoding beta-propeller fold lactonase family protein; translation: MQTLDCRGRGFAEVGQALVRQYNMMAPGERLEVYADSEPADLKVWLMEAGIRYSASHDQDGVRFLVRRELAPALGAARGFHHVVESEEGFVWSCKRGPLVVRIDGHNGEVAAQAAIARAGSHLALDREAKRLFVADPEANEIIALRAADLSLEQRWEAPGAPQLPLVSAEGIVCVTGGAVRGSIGAAPRFGTGVLTLARRIGGRFVAQTVEVGPCPHDPLIASDEEHVFVPCAGSGELVKVRLSDGVIAGRVAVGQGPCHLVAHPDASRFYVANSWDGTVTCLSADGEVMASASSGGWAHAIDIAPDGSSLWVANFLEDTVAVFEPEGLKRLALLETEPYAHGLDLSPDSRFAVLTGFSSEHVRVFDVQQRQLMARVEVGAGSSHTAFVRDTGRALVACSVADRLACLDLPSQSLLGLVAVN